Genomic DNA from Lactuca sativa cultivar Salinas chromosome 8, Lsat_Salinas_v11, whole genome shotgun sequence:
aaatgattatattgttagctttaaaataaaaaaaaaacaatgtttgatgttttaaataattataatgatagaaattaaaacattaagcaaataaattttaaaagattaattaataataaaaacaactatatataacatcacatcatatattatatttaattttatttatgtgtaactcgcgggtagaagtcattcaaacgattaagattatgaagttataataaatgtatattttatcatataattcaaaataatcaatatattatatcaatttagtatatatacaaattattatatcaaatttaacaacgttattgttatatttaaaaaatatatatttgtaaagactttaactatataggtgtttctgcgcaacgcgcgggcattcgcctagtatatatatatatatatatatatatatatatatatatatatatatatatatatatatatatatatatatatatatatatatatatatgtgtgtgtgtgtgtgtgtgtgttaaaaacGCATACCACTTGAAGGCGGGACTTAATTTGCTTGATTTGATCCATAGAGAATGCCATTGCCATAATACTGATCGGCCCAAACTCCAGCCCTTCATTTCCTGAGTGTATCGGACTCCGGCTATCTTCCAGGAAACTACTCTTTAGAATGCTCCAACCAAAATCGAATAAAGTGTTTAATGCACCAGTCAGGGACTGTGCTATGACACTAATTAAGTTCTTGAGCTCATTTTCTGGCTTGATGGTTTTCCGAAGAACTGGAAATGTTAAGGGGAGAGAAGGATTATCTGCTCGTTGTAGACAAGAGAGAAGGGCACCCATAAGAGAGTAACCATCACCAAGTGAATGATGAAGCTTGAAAATAACGTTTCCAGATGCATTGCTTGTTGGGTACTTGATGATGTGAATTTCCCATAATGGCTTTGTTTGTGGGAGTGGGTCCATCGCCATTTTGGATAGGTAATCTCTGAAATAATGATCATAGGATTCGGATGATAATCCTTCAGGAAAACAAGCAACTTTGATATGGTCTTCCACCGTCACTTGAACTCTCTTCCAGCACTTTCCGCCTTCTTTGTCTTCAACCTGTTCATAGAACCAAAAACTATTGAAAGTGATTTCTTTAGCACTATTAAACATCTTGTGTCATTTTTACACACTCTAACCCTATTTATCATCCACGTTTGTTAAGAAATCAGCCTAGAGAGattcatagagagagagagagagcgagagagagagagagagagagacggagAACTGGTGGAATTACCATGATGGAAGAGAAACGAGGGTTAATGTGAAGAAAGTCATCGATAATATGAAGTGCAAGCCTTGAAGCGTCATCAATGGGGTTCTCAAACTCCAAGATGCAAATTAGAGATATAGAAAGCACCGAGGTGTTGAAGTACTGCCCCGTTGGGCTCACCGGTTCTGACATTTCCACATCTTGCACACATCCTACCTTAACCCTCAAATCCATATCTATCTCACTCTCGGTTTTGCTGCTAATTTTCTAGAAACTCGTTCGATTTATAACCAGCTTGTTAACTACTTCTTTGACCTGCTGATCTCACAATTTATTTAGCTAGAAAAGATGCTTCTTCATATTAAAAAATTGTTAGATTAAAAGCAGCATGTTATTTGTGAATCAGCCTTAGATATTATTTATTCTTTGTGGATTAAAACGAATGTGTTATGCCAATGGGTCAATCTCAGTTAAGACCGGCACATGCATGGTAGGTATTGTCCGATTAAATTAGGCATTACATTTACCCTTCACCACAGTAATTAAATACTAATTGGAAAGATTCTCTTCTATTCAGTTCTTTGCCAATTAATGCTTTTCAGTTTTCAATATTTTCTTGGAAAAATTAAGAGCCACAAACTTTATTTATACAAAATAAACATAACACTTTAGAATTTCAGTTTTGGTTGGCAGATTATTTTCTCTTCTCGATTTTGTGCCTATGTTATGAGATATGGGTCCGGCCCCATACGCACCAAAATTGCAACAGGCCAATATTGAAAATTGAACTTTTGAACAAACTCAGGACCAAAGTTGTTACTACAGTTAAAATTACAGACAAAAATTGCAAAAGAAAACTACGTTAATTCAGACCAAAATTTAAACTTCAAAAAAGCTCAAGGACAAAAGAATTTATCATAATGTATGGAAACCATGGTTGATGTGTTTAAAAACTTTATTATATAggcaaaaaataatattaaatgtcAACAGAATAaaaaacaatgtatttttaaaTTGCAAGTAAGCTGGATTAATGtgataagttaaataaaattctGGTTATTTTTATAGcatgtaaaaatgtatatttatgTCTACAAATATTTATTTATGATGAAAAGATGTACATAATGTAATAAGTTGCTAATTAAATTTATGTAGGACTTAGAGTGAAATATACTTAAATGCATGAATGTGTATATATGTTGTAAATTGAAGATGTGCTATTAAAATATTAACATGTAGGTAAATATTTTTTGATAATAATACAGGTAAATATgacatttataaaaatatatttccaacATCACTACACAGCGAACTTTCTGTTTAGTTATTATTAATTATCAAAAATTACTTATTTATATAAGATTATGAGGTTTGAAGAGAAAACcatagttgatatgtttataattattatataaaaatgaatatatATTAAATGTCATAAAAAAATTGtaacaaaatatttttttcaattagATTGCAAGGCAAAACCTTGTGCTAGCAACATGTATTTAAATGGAGATTTGTGTCTAAAGAAGATATGTAGAGTAATATAAACCTTATTTTTAGGATTTATTAAAATTATGAAAGATTCAAAAGGTATTTGATTTGGTAGACAACATTAAATACCATTTTCAAATTAGGATATTATTCGATATTGGATATTTGAAATGCAATTGATATTGTAACCAAAATAATCGGATTATGAATTGTTTTGAATGTTTGaattaaaattaacatttttCGATCTAtgaattattaattttaatttcgTTAATATATTTTAGGAAATATAATAAATGTTGAAAAAGTTTAACATCTACTAAAATGATGACATGTGATATAATTTAGATTAGCAGATGACGATCCAAATAATAATTAGATGATGACAtgtggtgtgacaacccgaaatttttttgaTCTTGTAAAGTCAATCCAATCAACCAAAAGTCGGACTATATTCTATTTCCTTTTAACCTTGTTAAGGGTCATTCTAATGAGTtttaagcctagtacacttatgGAATGGAAGTTGAGAAGAGTTAACTTAGTTATTGAGGAATGAAAACGAGCCAGAAAACCCAAAACTTgagatttacggccgtaaactctattcaAAGCCATAAACACCCTCTAGCCGTGAACTACCCCTTATATATAAGAGTTTGCTTCGTTTTTCTTCATTTCTCCAAGTCTTGGCCGCACActacccattctctctcaagtatcatgcaAGAAAGCTCTCATTTCACTCCAAAATCATACGTATTTCATCCTTTACTTGTGTACACTTGAAAGCTCTTTGATTTCATATTGATTCATCACTTTTCCTTCAAAGATCTTCAAGCCTTcatcttttcaccaagaacaccaacaacacctactagcttcttgggccgtgaacaccctaaagTCATTCAAAGTGTGAGTATTTCTTCTATCATCTTGTAATTCATTAGAAGCTCTTGTACCCTCATAAGACAAACACCCTACAAGCAAGAATCAATACCCAAATgaatcattttggagtgtttacgaccgtaaacacttggtatggccgtaagctcatctcccttggccgtaaactcgtatcccttagccgtaaactcatctcccttggccgtaaactcaagtgtggccGTGAACACACtcccctttggccgtaaactctttttagtcagtcacatgtgattgtaacacttcctagtaagtgtttcctagtccttaagggtgtttccttgcataTTAGTTGTTTAAgcactaattagatatatatgccattacatgtcatttaggactcgtttgtgtcccGAGAATTCATTCATCGATCTTCTCATCCTTACTCGAATCagcaattgaatcacccacatatgGCGAGTACCCCTATAATTAAtcatttaaatgttttaaatgcttttaggggggggggggggaatacaagttgtaCACAATGATAActgtgtaaatgttatttgtgataacCATCATGTTAAAGGATTTCTCATGTTTTTAtaagtaatcaaaatcatttcaaaaaatCTTTTTAAGTTATTttactttattgtttataaaactccgtttttaaagtacgagCATAACTCAGTAGATAATCGACCCTTTTCTAACAAATCAGAGACAGTTCAAAACAAACATTCTAGTAAactgtaataggtatagtttaggggttcagaacatactataaagagaaacaaggaggaacatacaataacaagaacagaaggaacatacgataacaagaacaagataaaaaTAATGTGAAACCCCTACTTCACGACTTAGAAATATACTTGTTAGGttgcgttttgtaaccagagtctcctggagtgagagcatgagtttgtgtatagatctatacgagattgacacctcacaccttgctgctagctatagtgggacttgcaagtctatgggtgacaaatatcatatcaaTTCGGCGCCATTAGGTCATCGTGTTAAACACTAgtcatatcagtatggttacaaccatctcacattttaaccttaattaacaaactcgtttttaaggtagttagtgatTCAGTAATTACTTATACAATATTACTGCATACTTTCATTTTCCcgttacattcatatagtgatcatCTCACATAAAAGGTAAGGCAAACTACTTTCTAGTACAGAGAGTCTTAAACTTGGGAAAACTTACAAAAGACATTGTGAGGTGACtattcctcactgtacttgttgggtcgaaggcaccaaggccgacccttcgGATTGTTACCTGGTTATCGTGTAATTGAGTACTATAGTAATTGGTTAAATCtgcatcctggtatataggataacgCTATTCTTATTGATCTGTAGGATTTGTGCttgcatgttgattgattatgtggtTATGACttatgtatatgttgacatgtgtgtgtgtgtgtggtcagGTTGAAGCGGTCCtgatttgtgctgaaggccaatagacTCAGGGCtgcccagatagactgaaggccctgcgaggtggtccagtcaggccgaatgTTCGGCCAGTGgttcggataggttgtaggccctacgatCGGTcaagtcatgctgaaggctcgggagcggtttTGATAGGTCGTAGGCCTATGAGGCGATCCATTCAAGCCGAAGGTTCATTTATGCATAATGTTTTCTggtatgtttatgtggtggtattttgTGGAAGACTCACTAAGCTCTAGGTTTACAGTTtctgattatgtttcaggtaccttagatgatcgcaggaaggcgaaggcttgatcttgcacctcctcatattttgtattatgatttctgggaaaactctgatgtgaaacatattttgaaaaaaatatgtaataaatgatggttttgaatttatttgaaagtttaaaaattttcataattttatggatgttacaagttggtatcatagcctttgtttgagtgaactggaggaacactcgtgcgAATCAAGTCttaaactaaggaaaagattttcaaaaagttttaaaaatactaAATGAGGATGTAATAACTACGAGACCAGTTGACATCGGATCCAGGTCGGGATCTGGGACTGACAGTCAGATGAGAttagatgagttggatgccaggatcaaAAGGGTCCTCCACGAGGAGGTTGTGGCCATCGTCTGGGATCAGATTCcgaagatgttcgggtctatcaagactgcaatgatggagttctttgatgatCGTTACACAACCATTGATGAGACGGCTGCTGCTGCAGCCTCCGAAGCCGTGGCAGCTGCAGGTGTTGGGATGGGACGTGTCTTTCATtattgggacttcgataatacgaagcccccaaaTTTCGATGGAGtgcaggacccgattgcggccatgaggtggctatccgatgtagaggggtgtttcttcacgtgtttatGCCTTGCTAAcaagaaggtcaggtgtgctctaaACCTTCTAAGGTCTGGAGataaggattggtggagacttgttatgggattgtactctgatgagCAGAGGGTTGTGGTATCTtcggatcagttcagagagatgtttcATACTTACTGCATTTTTCGGGTTGAGCGTGAGAGGTTGGCTAAGGAGTTTTTAGACCTAAGGCAGGGATcggagtcggtgatggagatcacccggATGTTTACTGAAATGACTATGTTTTAccctgagtttgcttcagagcaggctcagatgacccattatctgagcatgctcaagatggataTTAGGCAGTTCATTTCTTCTCAATGGTATGATCCCTTGCTGGAGTTACAGGAAGCCGCCCGACGGCGTGAGCTTGAGATAGAGTTTTAGTTGACAGAGCAGAGGCAGGACCTGACCCAGTAGCAGCCGGTGCCGAAGCGCTTAAAAGTCGTTGATTCTAGGTCTGGGGATCAGCGAGGACATGCTTGTAGGAAGTATCGAAAGCTTCATGTTGGAGCATGTCGATCTAGTAgtggtgccacaaatgtggcaatgaGGCGCATTATGTGAGGGACTACCGCCAGTCCTCCCCGATTTAGGGTATGAGGACTTgctatcattgtgatcaggttggccatgtgaaggtcaACTGTCCGTTGCTCGCTGCCAATCTAGCGCAGGCTCCCGCGTGAGCTACATTGAGGATCACTGATCGGTGTCAAGGCAAGGTGGAGCCCCCGAGGGTTTGAGGTCGTGCTTTCTAGCTCACTGCCCGAGGAGGCCAAGACAGTACCAGATGTTGTGActagtatgtttctatcctttatcttattgattatgttTGTTGCATATTCATATGATTGTAGCTCTATCAAGTATGTTGCTACCGAACTCTTTTCCTACtttagtgttgtttgactcgggtgcgagtcggtcattttgTTTCTCAGTCCTTCAGTAGGGAGTTTTTTTTTCCTATAGGGGAATTGGAGTGTTCGTTTCAAGTCCCTTTCGCCAACGAGCACGGGATATCTGCTTCTTCGGTTTATCAGGGTTGCTTTCTAGAGATCTTTGACCTATCCTTTCTGATCGATTTGATTCTGATTCCTATGGGGGATGTCAGTGTGATCGTGGCTATGGACTGGCTAAGCCATTTTGGTGCCACGATCGATTGTGAGGGGAAAtgtgtggtagttcgaaccctaagtggggaagaactggttatttatggagagggcaccaggttgggttCAGTATTTTGTTCGTCAGCCAGGGCATGGTAATATATTTAGCACAAGTGTGCAGGGTATTTGGCTTATatggtggatacgcgggttggAGATTAGGTGTCAGTGGCCGATGTTCCAGTTGTTAGGGAGTTCGctgatgtattcccagaggagttacccggagttccccctgagaggcaggtcgagttcaagaTCGACCTTGTGCCAGGTGTGACCCCTATTGCGAAGGCACCGTACCGATTGGCATcgcctgagatgcaagagctgtTATCTCAGCTGCATGAGCTGCTAGGCAAGAAGTTCATCCTtccgagcagttctccgtggggagcaccaattctttTCATCAcaaagaaagatggttcacagcggatgtgcatcgactatagggagctgaacaacttaacggtgaagaaccggaTGTGCATCtattggttctctaagattgacccgaggtctgggtaccatcaggtcagggtgagggaggaggacatggagaagaccacAATCCAAAATCTTATGGGTagtacgagttcgtggtgatgccatttgggctcacgaATGCACCTgcgatatttttggattttatgaatcgggtatgcaggtcGATGCTCAATCGCTCAtttatcgtgttcattgatgatatcttggtgtattacAAGACCAAAGAGCAACATGAAGAGCATCATCGCGAGTTTCTGGGCATTTTGAGGCGATACCGGCTTTATAATAAGTTCTTGAAGTACAAATTTTGGTTGCGaaaggttcagttccttggacaccttgttaaccaggatagaattttggtcgatccggccaaaatcaaGGCGGTGATGCATTGGGGGGTTCCGAAGTCTCCCTCAGATATCAGGGGTTTTCTGGGTTTggtagggtactaccggagatttatttaggatttctctAATATtacagtacccctcactcatctaacgaggaagggggtggatttttcGTAGGGCCGTGCGCAACATTCCAAATTTGAGACCCTTCGGAAGAGACTTTTCGAGGCCCCAATTTTGACCCTCCCGGAGGGAATTGAGGACtttgtggttttctgtgatgcatccGTCATCAGCTTGGGAGCAGTCCTAATGTTGAGAGGATGGGTGATAGCTATTGCTTCGCggaagctgaagccgcatgagacgagatatccaaCACATGATCTTGATTTGGGAACGGTGGTTTTCACTCTCaatatttggaggcattatctttatagggtccgttgtactatctccACGGATCACAAGCATTTCAGGcatattatggatcagccgaacctgaacataagGCAGTGAAagtggttggatgtagtcaagTGAACGTGGTGGCGGTTTCCCTGAGCCGCAAGTCGACTGGACCTTTTGTTGAGGTGGCATGTTTGAGGACATCTATGGATTCTacacttgtgggtttgattcgGAAGGCTCAGACTAAGGGTGTTCGACAGGAGAATTGGAAGATTGAGAGAATCAGGGGTAAGATCACCAGATTTGTGATGGAAAGCCATGGTTTGTTGACCCGTTGCGGTCAAGTGTGGTTTCCTGTGTCTAGTGGAGTCAGACAGAttgtgttggaggaggctcaAAAGTCTCGCTTTTCTATCCATACAGAGGCCACCAAAATGTATTGGGATTTGAGACTTAGTTATTGGTGGTCATGCATGAAAAAAGAGATTGGCTAGTACGTCGAGAGGTTCTTGacttgtaggatggtcaaggtcgagtaTCATTGGTCGATGTGTATATTCAAGAGATCTTTGCTCtccatggggttccggtctctgTTCTTTTAGACTGTGATGTCCGGTTCACCTCTCGATTTTGGCATAAGTTcaatgaggaactgggcacgaggcTTCATTTCAGTACTGCTTAACGTCCatagaccgatggtcagagccaGCAGaccattcagactctcgaggatgtGTTGCGAGCTTGGGTTATCGGTTTTCGTCCCCCTTGCAGAGTTCTCCcacaacaacagtttccactccAACATTGGTGCTCCGTCGTTTGAGCTCTTGATTGGGCGGAAGTGTCGTACCGCagtatgttggggtgaggttggtcacagATTCATCGGTAGGACTGAGGTGGTTCTTCAGACTACATTGATGATTCAATAGATCAGACAAAGGTTGCAGACTGCTTAGAATCGGCATAAAAGATATGCCGACCGGCGTTGATCTGAGTTAGAGTTTCAGTTCGGTGACATGGTATTGTTGAAagtttcaccttggaaaggtgtgattcgcttcctgaagaggggaaaattgggtccctaatatattggaccattctggattattgccagggttggcaacaTTTTATACAGATTAGATgttcctgaggagctcagtccGATCCATAGCATTTTCCATGTTTTGCAGCTGCAGAAGTGTGTGTTGGATGAGGATGCAGTTGTGTCATTGGAtcacattcaggtcgatgagcgcctgaactatattgagaagCCCATAGCTATTCTGGAGAGAAAGGTGAAGGTGTTGCGgagcaaggaagtacctctggtaaaGGTATGATGGCAGCATTAGAGGGGCTTCGAGTGGACCTTGGAACCAGAGGCTGAGATACGAGAGCATTACCCAGATCTGTTTGCTGcggtagacttcgaggacaaagtctaattcaagttggggagaattgtaacacccaattcatgtaattttccatttttttcacacccataaaaatcaagctaatctaaaactttttaaaacacccaaaatccaatagttattacaaaatgttttcaaaatattttaatatcagagtatcccagaaaccataagtccaaaacatgaggaggtgtacGATCGCGCCTTCTCCTTCCCAAGTCatctgaaatacctgaaacaataaacagaaaccgtaagcacgacgcttaatgagttcccccaaaatacccatacatacaacaatacacatataatcaccaACAACACACTATgcgtccaatcaaccatcgggttggaatataccaggccctcaaccaacaggttggaatgctaacacactatgggtccaattaaccatgaggttggaataccctaggccctcaaccaacAGGTTGCAATGCCACcacactatgggtccaatcaaccatcaggtttgAATACCCCATGCCCACAACCAACAGCttggaatgcctacatactatgagtccaatcatcctcgggatggaatactcacggcccacaaccaacaagTTGGAATGCCTAGGGCTGTTGGCTTttacacaaagcagataagcctcaaccgccaaacaaacatgtgcacatatataatAGATAATCACATGATAGTCTATAAGCAGACAAACCGATATAacagatcataatagcataacacattgtatctaccaggatactgatgtAACGGATTATAGAaacatataatatcatatttaccacgataatgatctaacggatcatactaCATAGTACATAATagcatcctatctaccaggatatagatctaaACGATCATACCACGTATCACATAGTATTATCCTACCccctaggataccgatctaatagatcatactagcatacataaccaaataacaatcaaaacggccgaccttggtgccttagacccttgagtatagtgaggataactcacctggcactgctgaagtcctgcataTAAAACTCCAGCTGTTGGTTGATAGATTCCTGAACTATCAACATCAACTaatacctaattaataattgggttccaagcccaaggtccaactcacccTCCAAAGacccaaaagtcaagtaatgggctaaagcccaacatatggcccaattttccaaattcggcccaaacctttacatggtcatAATTAAAGGCCCAACTACTTAGTCCAGTCCATACATTTGGCATTTCCAATGgcctaatatcatataatcagcaaggcccaactatggcccaatttcctaaattaggcccaaaccctcatatgggccttccCCTACGCCCATCAACATATTCCAGTCCATatgattgttcttggatggctcattaataatccaattacgAAAGCCCAATAGAagggcccaactcaaggcccaagtgaaatttgggttttcacatgaaatgacatttagggttaagtgttcctacttaacccattaaggacttaatccattattgCCTTAGGTGAATTTGCCAAtgattataatttaatattttgagtttgttAATTAATTCAAGTGTGGGTCCTGATaaatccccaaaattagggtttcaagccaTTAGgcttttccaacccaatactCGCCCATTAATCaaatggttgggcttttaggtccattagggcttcattgggcccattaaggtctcattgggcccactaaggtttcttgggcccattagggtttagta
This window encodes:
- the LOC111904135 gene encoding wax ester synthase/diacylglycerol acyltransferase 4, translating into MDLRVKVGCVQDVEMSEPVSPTGQYFNTSVLSISLICILEFENPIDDASRLALHIIDDFLHINPRFSSIMVEDKEGGKCWKRVQVTVEDHIKVACFPEGLSSESYDHYFRDYLSKMAMDPLPQTKPLWEIHIIKYPTSNASGNVIFKLHHSLGDGYSLMGALLSCLQRADNPSLPLTFPVLRKTIKPENELKNLISVIAQSLTGALNTLFDFGWSILKSSFLEDSRSPIHSGNEGLEFGPISIMAMAFSMDQIKQIKSRLQVTINDVVNGMIFLGTRLYMDLTSKEERNTRPTALVVLNTRSIGAYKSVIEMVQNKEAKSLWGNQFTFLHVSLPELYRNDESFNPLKFIKETQTIIRRKRNTCTVYLTGVLLEYLRKYRGPEVTAKYIHGIIKNSSMGVSNVIGPLEKMTLSNQRVKGLYYMPINGPQSLTVTTISYMDELRVAVGTEKGFIDPEKFQTCIEKAFNMIFDAAVKS